CGCCTGACCGGATTGGCCGTCGTGGACATGGGGGGCATTGAATCCACCAGCCGGGGCGGCGGCATCGGATCCATGTACTACATGGAAAAACTGCGGGAGAAGCTGACGGAAGAGACCCGTCAGAAGGCCCGTTCCCTCCTGGAGTCGTTCCGGAAGACCGTGGATGCCGCAGGATGTGAGCATGTGGAAACCGTCGCCGAAGGCGTCCCTTTCCAGCGCATTGTGGAGGACATGAAGTACCACGACCTGTTGGTCATCGGGAAGGATCCCCACTTTTTCTATGCGCACCCGAAGCAGGATACGAACACCCTGGCTCACGTCATCGAGTCCACCATCGGCCCCACACTGGTGATTCCGAAGACGTACCGGCCCATCAAGAAGGTGCTTTTTGCGACGGACGGGTGCAATCCGTCCGCGCGGGCGCTTCGACGCTTCATCCATCTTGCGCCATTCGGACCCGACATCGAGTTGACCGTGCTGCACGTGGACGATGAGGATCCGACGGACAGCGACCTGTACCTGACGCTGGCCAAGGATTATCTGTCGGCCCACGGCTTTGCGGCCAACGTGCTGCGGATGCAGGAGCGGGATGTGGATACGTGCATCCTGACGCAGGCCAAGGCCATGGGTGCCGATTTGATTGTGGCGGGAGCCAAGACGAAGCGGTCGCTGCGAAGCCTGCACCTGGGCAAGTCCACGGAGCATTTGCTGAAGGGCGCGCCGGTTGCGGTATTCATTGATCACTGATCCGGTGGTGAAATCCACGCGCCGTCGCTGAACGTAACGTGGACCCGGGCTCCTGAGCGGGCCCATCGGTCAACGACGGACGGGTCGGGATGCGCGAACCGGTTGTTCCTGCCGGCGCTGATGAGGGTGGTGGCAGCCGATGCGTGCGCGATCAGTTCCGGCGTGCTGCTGGTGGCCGAACCGTGATGGCCCGCCTTGACGACATCCACGTCCAACATCGGGCCCATGTGACGGACCAGGCTCCGCTCGGCGGGTGCCTCGGTGTCTCCGAGGAAAAGCCATGAACGGCGTCCGACCTGGAGGCGCAGGACGACGGAGTCGTTGTTCGCGTCGCGTATCGGGTGCCGTGCCGGGCCGAGCACGTATAATCGTGCGCCAGGGCCCACGTCCACGGTATCGCCCCGCCGGAGGGTGTGTTGGGATGCGAACGTCTGAACGGGCAGGAGATGCGCCAGGCGCGGCGTGCCCCCGGTATGATCGGCGTGTTCGTGGGAATGGATGAGCCCGTCGATGCGTCGCCGCCCCCATCCCGTGATGTGTGCCGCCACGGTTTCCCCCGACCGGTTCGATGGGCCGGAATCGATGACGAGGGTACGTCCCGGGAGCATGATGATGGATGCATCGCCCTGCCCCACATGAAGTTGCTGCACGATGGGGGGATGCTGGCGGGGCGTCAGGACAAGCAGCAGGATGCTCACCCATATCCCGATCGTGGACCGGCGAGTCCGGGCACGCGGCGGTCCCGGACGCAGCGCCCACAACCCCATCCACGGGAGCAGCAAGAGCGGAGTGAAGACCCCGGGCGGGGCTGACCAGCGCGTCCAATCCGGCCACGAGGATCCGAACCGCGCCATGGCATGGAGTGTGGCCGCCAGGGCTTCCGTCAGCAACACGGACAGGGGTCCCGGATCCACGAGCGCGGAGAGGGAGGTCAGGAGCATGGGGGCCATGAGGGGTACGGCCAATGGGCTCAGGGCGGCGCCGGCAGCCGGGCTCTGGCCGAAGCTCAGTACGAGTACCGGCGCCGTCCCGAGCCACGCCGCTGCCGTGACGACGAGCGCCGAGGCCGCCGGCCGCCTGCGGAGCCGGGACAGCCACGGCAGAACCAGGAGGATGGCGCCGACCGCGCTGAAGGACAGCTGCCACCCGACCGAGCGCCACGCGGTCGGCGTCATGAACAGGGAGAGCAGTATGGCCCAGGCAAACGCAATCCGCGGTGAGGGCTTGCGGCGGAAGGCGCCCGATACCAGCAGCGCCGCTCCCATGATGGCTGCCCGTTCCACCGACGGAGCAGGCCCCATCCACCAACTGAGCCCGACCAGTCCGACGGCCGCCATGGTTCCCGTGACGGCGCGGCGGACGCCCTCGGCCACCTTGACGCGGCGCAGTACCATGCGGAGGGCCGCCACCAGTGCCAATGCCACAAAGCCGACATGCAGTCCCGATACGGCCAGTACATGGGCCAGGCCCGAATCCGCGAAGGTGGCCTGCACCTCCTCCGGAATGTGCGACCGGTCTCCCAGCCAGAGCGCGCGGGCCAGGGCGCGGCTGAGGGGTGTGGCCAGCGTGCGGTCGAAGGTATTGGCCGCCTGCCGGTGGAGGTGCATCCGGACCGTCTGAATCCTGCCGGCGCCATGGATGGAATACAGGCCGGTGACCTCGTCAATGACCCCCACGGCGCCCAGGCCCCGCAGCCAGGACGCCTCGTCGAAATCGAACGGGTTCAGGGGATGCGCGGCGGCCCGGAGACGGCCACGCACGACCACCCGGCTCCCGGCGGCAAAGATCGGGAGGGTATGGGAAGAGGAGGGAATGCTTCGGGCCGGGGCGGGGTAGGGCTGTGGCAGGCGGACCAGCACACAGGCCTTCCGGCGGCAGAGCAGGAATCCGCTCCCGCCGCCCGTCACCCGCTCCACGGATCCCTCGACCACCTGCAGGCGCGGCTCCTGCCGGAACGGGGCGGGAGTCGCCCCGGAATGGAAGCATCCCAGGACAAATCCGGTCAGGGCCATGACCGCCACGCCCAGCAACGGAAGGAGAGTGTGAGCGCCCGTTGCAGGACCTTGTGGATGGGTAGAGCCGGGGCGCTGGCGGCGAAGAGCCAGTACCAGCCCCAGCACCGCCCATCCGGTGCCCAGCGCGAGGACAGGGACGGCACCCGTACCCGTCCACACCAGCCTGCCGGATGAACCCCCCAGAACCAGACCCCCGCTGACGACGAGTGGAAGCCACGTGTGGGGCGCAATGCGGGGAACGAGTGGCATGACGGGTGGGCCTGCTCGGGTCGGTATACTGACGGTAGACCCGCGCCGCTGTCCGGCATAACGCATCCACCGGGCCAGGACGTGTCAGTCGTGTAAAGGAACCCTTCATGAATCCGGGAACGCCGATTGCATGGCAGCCGGAAACCGCCCTATCCTGTGATTCTGTTTTTTGACGAACACGGTGTCCACCCATGAGTACGCGACGCGAAGCGCGTGAGCGCGTCATGCAGGCGGTTTACGCATTCACGGTAGGCGTGGACAATGCGGATCACGTCATCAAGACCATCATCGATGGGCAGATGGATGACCGCGAGGGCATTGCATTCGCCACGAAACTCTTTCTCCGGACCCTCGACGCCACCGATGAGACCAACGCGCTGCTTGAGAAATACACGCAGAACTGGGACATTTCCCGGATTGCCCTGGTCGACCGCATCGTACTGCGGATAGCCATTGTCGAATTGAAGTACTTCCCGGACATCCCGCCCAAAGTGACCATCAACGAGGCCATTGAAGTCGCCAAGCGCTACTCCACGGAACGTTCCGGTCAGTTCGTCAACGGCATCCTGGACGCCATCCTGGCGGACCTGAAGGCCGAAGGGCAGCTCAAGAAATCCGGCCGCGGCCTTATCGGGCTGGAGGGCTGACCGGCATGGGATTGATAGCCATCGGTGACATCCACGGTTGCGCACGGTCCCTGAAGGCCCTCCTCACGCAGCTCGACGTCCAGCCTGACGACCACCTGGTATTCGTGGGCGACTACATCGACCGGGGGCCGGATTCGAAAGCGGTCATCGACCACTTGCTGGAGCTCCGGAAAACCATCACGTGCACGTTCCTCCGGGGCAATCACGAGGACCTGTTCCTGGGGTGGTTGGACCGCGACGAATATGAGTTGTTCGCCATCAACGGGGGAACGACCACGCTGGAAAGCTACCGGGACGACACCGGGACGATTGTCATCCCCGATGAACACATCGCGTTCATCCGGGAAACGGATTTGTGGTACGAGACCGACGAATTCGTGTTTGTCCATGCCGGACTCAATCCCACCATGTCGGTGGCCCAGAACCTGGAACTGGCCGATCCCCAGGTGTTCATGTGGGAACGGTCCCACATGAAAACGGACATGCTCCTGTGGGAAAAGACCGTTGTCTGCGGGCATACCCCGGTCAGTATGCCCATCAACCGGGAGCGGCTCATCAACATCGACACGGGGTGCGTCTTCCACGCGAATTCCGCGCTGGGTATGCTGACGGCGGTGCGTCTTCCGGAGCGCGACTTCGAACAGGTCCCGTTCTCGGGCTGAGGGCAGGCCGTAAGCACCCTACAACGGCAGCCAGAGTCCCATCCGGAACGAGGGCCCCACGGTCCCCAACTCCGCAAACCACACGCGGCCGGGCCGCGTGGCGCTCTTCCAGGGCCGGGCATGGGTAATCCGGACGGCCGGTTCCAGCAGCAGCGCGAAACGGTTGTTGCGGGCCACAAGGTCATCCCGGGTGGAAAACGAAACGGCGGGGCCGGCGCGCAGCGCCACGTCCACGTCGAAACCACGGTACGGCACGTTTCCGATGGTGCGTTCAATCCCGTAGACCCGCACGGCCACGCCCACCAGCAGGGCAACGCGTGATTGGTCCTCGCTCTTGCGGAACAGCGGCTCGATATCCCCGATGAAATGCACCTCCCGGGTGAACATGCGTCCGGCCATCACCCCGCCCACCGCGACGCCCTCTCCGCCCAGCACGGCGGGCCCCACCTGCACGAAGGTCCCCTCCGGAGCCCGGCTCAGTCCGAGGGACGTGGTCTGGGCGTGGACGCCCGGCGCCAGGGCAGACAAGAGGGCGAGCCACCCGAGCAGGGCCGCGCAGATATACGCGCAAAAGGCCAGGCAAAAGGCCGCGCACCGGGTCCTCACCGCCACGTGGTCCTGAACGCATTTTTTGTGCAGTTGAAACAAAGTTGACCTTTCATGCTTGATGCGGGCGGCCCGAAACACACAAGAATCCGCCCCGCTTTCCCCTACCAACGTTCATCATGGCACTCCGTTGCGGAATCGTCGGCCTACCCAATGTCGGCAAATCCACGCTCTTCAATGCGCTCAGCCAGGCCGGCGCTGAATCGGCAAACTATCCATTCTGCACGATAGAACCGAATGTCGGCATGGTCCCGGTGCGCGACGAGCGCCTGGAGCGGTTGGGAGAGATCAACAAGTCGGTGAAGATCGTCGCCACGACCATCGAGTTCGTGGACATTGCCGGTCTTGTGGCCGGAGCATCGAAGGGCGAGGGCCTGGGCAACCAGTTCCTGGGCCATATCCGCGAAGTGGATGCCATCGTGCACGTGGTCCGCTGCTTTGAGGACGACAACGTGGTCCACGTGTCCGGCCGGGTGGATCCGGCTTCCGATATCGAGGTCATCGAAACGGAACTCCTGCTGAAGGATATCGAGGCGGTCCAGAAGCGCATTGAGCGCACCATGAAAGTGGCCCGCAGCGGGGACAAGAAGGCCAAGGAAGAGCTGGCGTTCTACGAGCGGCTCCTGGACTTCCTGTCGGACGGAAAGGCCGTACGCACGTTGCAGACCACGGACGCCGAGGCCGAATGGCTGGCGTCGCTGTTCCTGCTCACCGCCAAGCCTGTGCTGTACGCGGCCAACGTGAGCGAGGACGACATCCACACCGGCAACGCCCATGTGGAGAAGGTCCGGGAGATTGCCGCCGCCGAGGGTGCGGGCGTGGTCATCGTATCGGCCGAACTGGAGTCCCAGATGGCCGAGCTCGACGATACCGAGCGGGCGGAATT
The window above is part of the Rhodothermales bacterium genome. Proteins encoded here:
- a CDS encoding metallophosphoesterase family protein, giving the protein MGLIAIGDIHGCARSLKALLTQLDVQPDDHLVFVGDYIDRGPDSKAVIDHLLELRKTITCTFLRGNHEDLFLGWLDRDEYELFAINGGTTTLESYRDDTGTIVIPDEHIAFIRETDLWYETDEFVFVHAGLNPTMSVAQNLELADPQVFMWERSHMKTDMLLWEKTVVCGHTPVSMPINRERLINIDTGCVFHANSALGMLTAVRLPERDFEQVPFSG
- the ychF gene encoding redox-regulated ATPase YchF; the protein is MALRCGIVGLPNVGKSTLFNALSQAGAESANYPFCTIEPNVGMVPVRDERLERLGEINKSVKIVATTIEFVDIAGLVAGASKGEGLGNQFLGHIREVDAIVHVVRCFEDDNVVHVSGRVDPASDIEVIETELLLKDIEAVQKRIERTMKVARSGDKKAKEELAFYERLLDFLSDGKAVRTLQTTDAEAEWLASLFLLTAKPVLYAANVSEDDIHTGNAHVEKVREIAAAEGAGVVIVSAELESQMAELDDTERAEFLADLGLDKGGLERLVVAAYDLLGLITYFTSGPKETRAWTIARGTKAPQAAGAIHSDFERGFIRAETIAYDDYVRLGGESKAREAGVLRSEGKEYTVKDGDVILFRFNV
- the nusB gene encoding transcription antitermination factor NusB; the protein is MSTRREARERVMQAVYAFTVGVDNADHVIKTIIDGQMDDREGIAFATKLFLRTLDATDETNALLEKYTQNWDISRIALVDRIVLRIAIVELKYFPDIPPKVTINEAIEVAKRYSTERSGQFVNGILDAILADLKAEGQLKKSGRGLIGLEG
- a CDS encoding DNA internalization-related competence protein ComEC/Rec2, with protein sequence MPLVPRIAPHTWLPLVVSGGLVLGGSSGRLVWTGTGAVPVLALGTGWAVLGLVLALRRQRPGSTHPQGPATGAHTLLPLLGVAVMALTGFVLGCFHSGATPAPFRQEPRLQVVEGSVERVTGGGSGFLLCRRKACVLVRLPQPYPAPARSIPSSSHTLPIFAAGSRVVVRGRLRAAAHPLNPFDFDEASWLRGLGAVGVIDEVTGLYSIHGAGRIQTVRMHLHRQAANTFDRTLATPLSRALARALWLGDRSHIPEEVQATFADSGLAHVLAVSGLHVGFVALALVAALRMVLRRVKVAEGVRRAVTGTMAAVGLVGLSWWMGPAPSVERAAIMGAALLVSGAFRRKPSPRIAFAWAILLSLFMTPTAWRSVGWQLSFSAVGAILLVLPWLSRLRRRPAASALVVTAAAWLGTAPVLVLSFGQSPAAGAALSPLAVPLMAPMLLTSLSALVDPGPLSVLLTEALAATLHAMARFGSSWPDWTRWSAPPGVFTPLLLLPWMGLWALRPGPPRARTRRSTIGIWVSILLLVLTPRQHPPIVQQLHVGQGDASIIMLPGRTLVIDSGPSNRSGETVAAHITGWGRRRIDGLIHSHEHADHTGGTPRLAHLLPVQTFASQHTLRRGDTVDVGPGARLYVLGPARHPIRDANNDSVVLRLQVGRRSWLFLGDTEAPAERSLVRHMGPMLDVDVVKAGHHGSATSSTPELIAHASAATTLISAGRNNRFAHPDPSVVDRWARSGARVHVTFSDGAWISPPDQ
- a CDS encoding universal stress protein, with protein sequence MIKRILVALDVDSDTPTATKYAIDIAKRSGARLTGLAVVDMGGIESTSRGGGIGSMYYMEKLREKLTEETRQKARSLLESFRKTVDAAGCEHVETVAEGVPFQRIVEDMKYHDLLVIGKDPHFFYAHPKQDTNTLAHVIESTIGPTLVIPKTYRPIKKVLFATDGCNPSARALRRFIHLAPFGPDIELTVLHVDDEDPTDSDLYLTLAKDYLSAHGFAANVLRMQERDVDTCILTQAKAMGADLIVAGAKTKRSLRSLHLGKSTEHLLKGAPVAVFIDH